A part of Lactobacillus sp. ESL0700 genomic DNA contains:
- a CDS encoding ATP-dependent Clp protease ATP-binding subunit — protein sequence MKNSYSKSANQVLEIAREQAQNFHHRLIGTEHVLLAMVIESDGEAGKDLRAWGATPTAIREEIERYTGYGSAAKTSYMEMSPRLSMALAYAGTLAERGGSSEVKTSHILLGLISSEQVLAATILRNLNINIQGLRDDAQRSLGQEDNSEIDNDWFGAAPTEMNNKPKSTTPTLDQVSVNLNERAENGQIDPVIGRDQEIARVIEILSRRTKNNPVLIGEPGVGKTAVAEAIATAIVNKKAPHDLLNKRVISLDLGGLVAGTKYRGEFEDRMKKIIKEITKDGKIILFVDEMHTLIGAGGAEGSIDAANILKPSLARGDIQMIGATTFDEYQKYVEKDQALARRFQQVRLNEPSRAESLAILTGLQAKYEKFHHVKFTKAALEDAVDLSSRYISNRYLPDKAIDLIDEAGAAVKIKTNKAPDNQLMQVNEQIKQVIDQKNQAAVNQNFVEAAKLQERQNSLQLKRDKLANRLEEKVDSKAVVKPEDIAKVVSNWTGVPVTQMNRNESKQLANLESDLHRRIIGQDKAVSAVSRAVRRSRSGIKDENRPIGSFLFLGPTGVGKTELAKAIAAAMFGSENNLIRIDMSEYMDQIASSKLIGSAPGYVGYDEGGQLSEKVRRHPYSVVLLDEVEKAHPDVFNLLLQVLDDGFLTDSKGRKIDFRNTIIIMTSNLGSRSLFETQAVGFNADNSSQIKMRRERVKQALKQFFRPEFLNRIDETIIFDELNASQLRQIVTLLTRKLIDRLAKKGIQLKLSRAAMDKIAKDGYNPEMGARPLRRAIQTDVEDEVASMLIKGELQAGDLLKIGSNHDKLKFEVVKVADPELVGIN from the coding sequence ATGAAGAACTCTTACAGTAAAAGTGCAAATCAAGTATTAGAGATTGCACGTGAACAAGCACAGAATTTTCATCATCGCTTAATTGGTACTGAACATGTACTGCTTGCGATGGTGATTGAATCAGATGGCGAAGCCGGCAAGGATTTGCGGGCTTGGGGAGCTACACCTACTGCCATTCGTGAAGAAATTGAGCGCTACACCGGTTATGGTTCTGCCGCTAAAACCAGTTATATGGAGATGTCACCGCGTTTGAGCATGGCGCTAGCATATGCTGGCACATTAGCAGAGCGTGGCGGTTCAAGCGAGGTTAAGACTAGTCATATTTTGCTGGGACTGATTTCTAGTGAGCAAGTTTTAGCAGCAACTATTTTACGTAATCTGAATATTAATATTCAAGGTCTGCGAGATGATGCTCAGCGCAGCCTTGGTCAAGAGGACAACTCAGAAATCGATAATGATTGGTTTGGTGCCGCACCAACTGAAATGAATAATAAACCTAAGAGCACGACACCGACGTTAGACCAAGTTTCGGTTAATTTGAATGAACGGGCAGAAAACGGGCAGATTGATCCAGTGATTGGTCGCGACCAAGAGATTGCTCGGGTAATTGAAATCCTATCGCGGCGCACTAAGAATAATCCAGTCTTAATTGGTGAACCTGGTGTGGGTAAAACAGCGGTTGCTGAAGCAATCGCAACGGCAATCGTAAATAAAAAGGCACCGCATGACTTATTAAATAAGCGGGTGATTTCGCTTGATTTGGGCGGCTTAGTAGCTGGTACCAAGTACCGCGGTGAATTTGAAGATCGCATGAAGAAGATCATTAAAGAAATTACCAAAGATGGTAAAATTATTCTTTTTGTTGACGAAATGCATACCTTAATCGGTGCTGGTGGTGCCGAAGGTTCAATCGATGCGGCTAATATTTTGAAGCCATCGCTTGCTCGCGGTGACATTCAAATGATTGGGGCAACAACTTTTGATGAATACCAAAAGTATGTGGAAAAAGATCAGGCTTTGGCTCGCCGCTTCCAACAAGTTCGTCTCAATGAACCTTCAAGAGCTGAGTCACTGGCAATTTTAACCGGATTACAAGCTAAATATGAAAAGTTCCACCACGTTAAATTCACTAAGGCTGCTTTAGAAGATGCGGTGGATTTGTCCAGTCGCTACATTTCTAACCGTTATTTGCCCGACAAGGCAATTGACTTGATTGATGAGGCCGGTGCTGCCGTCAAAATTAAGACGAACAAGGCGCCTGACAACCAGTTAATGCAGGTTAATGAACAAATTAAACAGGTAATTGATCAAAAGAATCAAGCGGCTGTCAATCAGAACTTTGTTGAAGCTGCTAAGCTGCAAGAGCGGCAAAACAGTTTGCAATTAAAGCGGGACAAGTTGGCTAATCGACTGGAAGAAAAAGTTGACAGTAAAGCTGTGGTTAAGCCGGAAGATATTGCTAAAGTGGTATCTAATTGGACTGGCGTTCCGGTTACACAAATGAACCGGAATGAGTCAAAGCAGTTAGCTAACCTTGAAAGTGACTTGCACCGCCGCATTATCGGTCAGGACAAGGCAGTTTCTGCAGTTAGTCGGGCAGTTCGCCGCAGTCGTAGCGGAATTAAGGATGAAAATCGTCCGATTGGCTCATTCCTATTTTTAGGACCAACTGGTGTTGGTAAGACCGAGCTAGCTAAGGCAATTGCAGCTGCAATGTTTGGTTCAGAAAATAATTTAATCAGAATAGATATGTCTGAATACATGGATCAGATTGCCAGCAGCAAGCTGATTGGGTCGGCTCCCGGCTATGTTGGCTACGATGAGGGTGGCCAGCTGTCCGAAAAGGTGAGACGTCACCCATATTCAGTTGTTCTGCTTGATGAAGTTGAAAAGGCACATCCTGACGTGTTTAACTTGTTGTTGCAGGTTCTTGATGATGGCTTTTTAACCGATTCTAAGGGAAGAAAAATCGACTTCCGGAATACGATTATCATCATGACTTCTAACCTAGGTTCGCGTTCATTATTTGAAACGCAGGCGGTGGGCTTTAATGCCGATAATTCTAGTCAAATTAAGATGCGGCGTGAACGGGTTAAGCAAGCACTCAAGCAGTTCTTCAGACCGGAATTTTTGAACCGAATTGACGAGACAATTATTTTTGATGAATTGAATGCTAGTCAGTTGCGGCAAATTGTTACGCTCTTAACGCGCAAGTTAATCGACAGATTAGCTAAAAAGGGTATCCAGCTTAAATTATCTCGGGCGGCAATGGATAAGATTGCCAAGGATGGTTATAATCCAGAGATGGGTGCTCGGCCGCTTAGACGGGCAATTCAAACTGATGTTGAAGATGAAGTTGCTTCAATGCTGATTAAAGGTGAACTGCAAGCTGGCGATTTACTCAAGATTGGCAGCAATCATGACAAGCTGAAGTTTGAAGTTGTTAAAGTAGCTGATCCAGAATTAGTTGGTATAAACTAA
- the hslO gene encoding Hsp33 family molecular chaperone HslO: MSDYLIKAIDKTKNLRLLTVTAKDLVQEAQTRHDTWSASSAVLGRTLVAGVLLAGAELTDQEELTVRLLGNGPVGPTIVTAQSDLTVKGYVKNPHIALPPRDDGHIDVKKAVGQGWLEITKDLGLKEPYTGQVPIVSGEIAEDVAYYLTKSEQIPSAVGLSVFVNPNNTIGEAGGFMLQALPGASDSLITKTIKHIDDLPALSTSFLAGMTPEDLARKILGTDCKILAKEPVAFKCDCSKKKYADILETLKIEQLQSMIDEDHGAELTCSFCGNKYQYTEAELKDILAKKKEDKEY; this comes from the coding sequence ATGAGCGATTATTTAATTAAGGCAATTGATAAAACAAAAAATTTACGGTTATTAACGGTTACGGCTAAGGATTTAGTCCAAGAAGCCCAGACCAGACATGATACTTGGTCAGCGTCTTCTGCTGTTTTGGGGCGGACCCTAGTTGCCGGTGTCTTACTGGCAGGAGCCGAATTGACTGATCAAGAAGAATTGACGGTGCGGCTACTTGGCAATGGCCCAGTTGGCCCAACAATAGTTACGGCTCAGTCTGACTTAACAGTCAAAGGTTATGTGAAGAATCCGCACATTGCTTTGCCACCACGAGATGATGGTCATATCGATGTTAAAAAGGCAGTTGGTCAAGGTTGGTTAGAAATCACAAAAGACTTGGGCTTAAAGGAACCATACACGGGTCAAGTGCCGATTGTATCTGGTGAAATTGCCGAGGACGTTGCCTACTACCTTACTAAGTCAGAACAAATTCCGTCAGCAGTCGGCTTGTCAGTTTTTGTTAATCCGAATAATACAATCGGTGAAGCTGGTGGCTTTATGTTGCAGGCTTTGCCGGGAGCTAGTGACAGCTTGATTACCAAGACAATTAAGCACATCGATGATTTGCCAGCGCTGTCAACTTCATTTTTAGCAGGGATGACACCCGAAGACTTGGCTCGTAAAATTTTAGGGACTGACTGCAAGATTTTGGCAAAAGAACCGGTAGCCTTTAAGTGTGACTGTTCAAAGAAAAAATATGCTGACATTTTGGAAACCTTAAAGATTGAGCAATTGCAGTCGATGATTGACGAGGATCATGGTGCTGAATTGACCTGCAGCTTCTGCGGCAATAAATATCAATACACGGAAGCCGAACTGAAGGATATTTTGGCAAAGAAAAAAGAAGACAAGGAATATTAA
- a CDS encoding YrdB family protein, with the protein MNFIKIITLSCRFLLECATVIGIFSGAFIKRDLLSKIIFAAVAILIFLVWSRYGAPHSPQALTGVAKLILEVLVYTIGSSCWIIIFGKNIGSIYSIIAIFDLILMYLLQIEQL; encoded by the coding sequence ATGAATTTTATTAAAATAATTACACTTAGCTGTCGCTTTTTATTAGAGTGCGCGACAGTCATTGGCATCTTCAGCGGCGCGTTTATTAAGCGTGACTTGCTAAGTAAAATCATTTTTGCTGCAGTAGCAATCCTTATTTTCTTAGTCTGGTCGCGTTATGGTGCACCACACTCACCTCAAGCCTTGACTGGTGTTGCCAAACTAATACTAGAAGTCCTTGTTTATACCATCGGCAGTAGCTGCTGGATCATCATCTTTGGTAAGAACATTGGCAGCATCTATTCTATAATTGCCATCTTCGATTTAATCTTGATGTATCTACTGCAAATTGAACAGCTCTAA
- a CDS encoding DNA-directed RNA polymerase subunit beta: MLNGHVVNYGKHRTRRSFSRIKEVLKLPNLTDVQTESYKWFLDEGIKEVFDDIMPISDFSGKLSLEYMGYKLQKPKYTVDEARDHDATYSAPMHVTLKLTNQKTGEIKTQDVFFGDLPLMTESGSFIINGAERVIVSQLVRSPSVYYSGDYDKNGRQIFGTTVIPNRGAWLEFETDAKNISYVRVDRTRKLPLTVLIRAMGIGSDGDILDVFGQSDTLQFTLDKDVHKNPADSRVAEALKDVYERLRPGEPKTTDSSRSLLYARFFDPRRYDLAPVGRYKVNKKLSLKNRLYGQTLAETLADPDTGEIIAKKGTVVTHEVMDTLEKYLDRDDFKMVTYEPSKEGVLPDPISVQEIKVYSKVNPERVVKMMSNGHIDKSVKYLTPADVLASINYFLLLQDEIGNVDDIDHLGNRRIRRVGELLQNQFRIGLARMERVVRERMSIQDPSTVTPQQLINIRPIVASIKEFFGSSQLSQFMDQHNPLGELTHKRRMSALGPGGLTRDRAGYEVRDVHYTQYGRLCPIETPEGPNIGLINSLATYAVINKYGFIETPYRRVSWKTHKVTDKIDYLTADVEDNYIIAGANTPLNPDGSFKDELILARSKEDNVEVSPDKIDYMDVIPKQVVSVASACIPFLENDDSNRALMGANQQRQAAPLINPHSSLVGTGMEYRAAHDSGAALIAKAAGKVEYVDANSIRIRRADSTLDEYVLEKYRRSNNSKSYNQTPNVKLGDEVVEGEVIANGPTMDHGELALGQNPVIAFMTWNMYNYEDSIMLSERLVKDDVYTSISIEDYESEARDTKLGPEEITRELPNVGEDALKDLDGEGIIRIGAEVHDGDILVGKVTPKGVTELSAEERLLHAIFGEKAREVRDTSLRVPHGGGGIVRDVKVYTREKGDELSPGVNTLVRIYIAQKRKIQVGDKMSGRHGNKGTVAAVVPEEDMPYLPDGTPVDICLNPMGVPSRMNIGQLLELHLGWAANSLGIHVATPVFDGASEDDVWDTVHQAGIDKDGKTVLYDGRTGEPFHNRVSVGIMHYLKLTHMVDDKIHARSIGPYSLVTQQPLGGKAQFGGQRFGEMEVWALEAYGAAYTLQEILTYKSDDVVGRVKAYEAIVKGERIPKPGVPESFRVLVKELQSLGLDIRVLDMDHNEIELRDMDDDSNEHLNIDTLSKMAEEQQKKKLAEETAKSDDEDELVKEVKKTETAVDESDDDNKISK, encoded by the coding sequence TTGTTAAATGGACACGTAGTGAACTATGGTAAACACCGGACAAGACGTAGTTTTTCACGGATTAAAGAAGTGCTGAAACTACCTAACTTGACTGATGTTCAAACCGAATCATATAAGTGGTTTTTGGATGAAGGTATTAAGGAAGTCTTTGACGACATTATGCCAATTAGTGACTTCTCAGGTAAGCTTTCTTTGGAATACATGGGTTATAAATTACAAAAGCCTAAGTATACCGTTGATGAAGCCCGTGATCATGATGCGACTTATTCAGCACCAATGCACGTTACTTTGAAGTTAACTAACCAAAAAACCGGTGAAATTAAGACCCAAGATGTTTTCTTTGGCGATTTGCCATTAATGACTGAATCTGGTTCATTCATTATTAACGGTGCCGAAAGAGTTATTGTTTCACAGTTAGTTAGATCACCAAGTGTTTATTACTCAGGTGACTATGATAAGAATGGCCGCCAAATCTTTGGCACAACTGTCATTCCTAACCGTGGGGCATGGCTTGAATTCGAAACTGATGCTAAGAATATCTCATACGTTCGTGTTGACCGGACTCGTAAGTTGCCTTTGACTGTATTAATCAGAGCAATGGGGATTGGCTCAGACGGCGATATTTTAGACGTGTTTGGTCAAAGTGATACTTTACAGTTTACTTTGGACAAGGATGTCCATAAGAACCCAGCTGACTCACGAGTTGCAGAAGCATTGAAGGATGTTTATGAAAGATTACGTCCTGGTGAGCCGAAGACAACTGATTCTTCACGGTCGTTGCTTTATGCTCGTTTCTTTGATCCACGTCGTTATGACTTGGCTCCAGTTGGTCGTTACAAGGTCAACAAGAAGTTATCATTGAAGAACCGTTTGTACGGTCAAACTTTAGCTGAAACTTTGGCTGATCCTGACACTGGTGAAATCATTGCTAAGAAGGGTACTGTTGTTACTCATGAAGTAATGGATACTTTAGAGAAGTACCTTGACCGCGATGACTTCAAGATGGTTACTTATGAACCATCTAAGGAAGGTGTTCTTCCAGACCCAATTAGTGTTCAAGAAATCAAGGTTTACTCAAAGGTAAATCCAGAACGTGTTGTTAAGATGATGTCCAATGGTCACATTGACAAGAGCGTTAAGTACTTAACTCCTGCTGATGTTTTGGCTTCAATCAATTACTTCTTGTTATTGCAAGATGAAATCGGCAACGTTGACGATATTGACCACTTGGGTAATCGTCGTATTCGTCGAGTTGGTGAATTATTGCAAAATCAATTCAGAATTGGTTTGGCAAGAATGGAACGTGTTGTTCGGGAAAGAATGTCAATTCAAGACCCATCAACTGTTACACCACAACAATTAATTAACATTCGTCCAATCGTTGCCAGCATCAAGGAATTCTTTGGTTCCTCACAGCTGTCACAGTTCATGGATCAACATAACCCGCTGGGTGAATTGACGCACAAGCGCCGGATGTCTGCCTTAGGGCCTGGTGGTTTAACTCGTGACCGTGCCGGATACGAAGTTCGGGACGTGCACTATACCCAATATGGTCGTTTGTGTCCGATTGAAACCCCAGAAGGTCCAAACATTGGTTTGATTAACTCTTTGGCAACATACGCTGTGATTAACAAGTATGGTTTTATTGAAACACCGTACCGTCGCGTTTCTTGGAAGACCCACAAGGTTACTGACAAGATTGACTACTTAACAGCCGATGTTGAGGATAACTATATTATTGCCGGAGCTAACACACCACTTAATCCAGATGGTTCATTTAAGGATGAATTAATCTTGGCTCGTTCAAAGGAAGACAACGTCGAAGTTAGTCCAGATAAGATTGACTACATGGACGTTATTCCTAAGCAAGTTGTGTCTGTTGCTTCTGCATGTATCCCATTCCTTGAAAACGATGACTCTAACCGTGCTTTGATGGGTGCCAACCAGCAACGTCAGGCTGCGCCGTTAATTAATCCACACAGTTCTCTTGTTGGAACTGGGATGGAATATCGTGCTGCCCACGATTCCGGAGCTGCTTTAATTGCTAAAGCTGCAGGTAAAGTTGAATACGTTGATGCTAATTCTATTCGGATTAGACGTGCTGACAGTACTTTGGACGAATACGTTCTTGAAAAGTACCGCCGGTCAAACAACTCGAAGTCATACAACCAAACTCCAAACGTTAAGTTAGGTGATGAAGTTGTTGAAGGTGAAGTTATTGCTAACGGCCCAACAATGGACCACGGTGAATTAGCTTTGGGTCAAAACCCAGTAATTGCCTTCATGACTTGGAACATGTACAACTACGAAGACTCGATTATGTTGTCAGAACGGCTTGTTAAGGATGACGTATACACTTCAATCAGTATTGAAGATTACGAATCTGAAGCTCGTGACACTAAGCTTGGCCCAGAGGAAATTACACGTGAATTGCCAAACGTTGGTGAAGATGCGTTAAAGGACCTCGATGGCGAAGGAATTATCCGCATCGGTGCTGAAGTTCACGATGGCGACATTTTGGTTGGTAAAGTTACTCCTAAGGGTGTGACTGAATTATCAGCCGAAGAAAGATTATTGCACGCTATCTTTGGTGAAAAAGCACGTGAAGTTCGTGATACTTCTTTGCGGGTACCTCACGGCGGCGGCGGAATCGTTCGCGACGTTAAGGTTTATACTCGTGAAAAGGGCGATGAATTATCACCAGGTGTTAACACCTTAGTTCGAATTTACATTGCCCAGAAGCGTAAGATCCAAGTCGGAGATAAGATGTCCGGTCGTCACGGTAACAAAGGTACGGTTGCCGCAGTTGTTCCAGAAGAAGATATGCCATACTTGCCAGATGGTACACCAGTTGATATTTGTTTGAACCCAATGGGTGTTCCTTCACGTATGAACATTGGTCAGCTTTTGGAATTACACTTGGGCTGGGCTGCAAATAGCTTAGGTATTCACGTTGCAACACCAGTATTTGATGGTGCTAGCGAAGATGATGTTTGGGACACAGTTCACCAAGCCGGAATTGATAAAGACGGTAAGACTGTTCTTTACGATGGCCGTACAGGTGAGCCATTCCACAACCGGGTTTCAGTTGGGATCATGCACTATCTGAAGTTGACTCACATGGTTGACGATAAGATTCACGCACGTTCAATTGGGCCTTACTCACTTGTTACGCAACAACCTCTTGGTGGTAAAGCACAATTTGGTGGTCAGCGTTTTGGTGAAATGGAAGTTTGGGCTCTTGAAGCTTACGGTGCTGCGTACACTCTGCAAGAAATTTTGACTTATAAGTCAGATGATGTTGTTGGTCGTGTAAAGGCATACGAAGCAATCGTTAAGGGCGAAAGAATTCCTAAGCCAGGTGTTCCAGAATCATTCCGTGTTCTTGTTAAGGAATTACAATCATTAGGATTGGACATTCGTGTTCTTGACATGGATCATAATGAAATTGAATTACGTGACATGGATGATGATTCAAATGAACATTTGAATATTGATACTTTGTCGAAGATGGCTGAAGAACAACAAAAGAAGAAGTTAGCCGAAGAAACTGCCAAATCTGATGATGAAGACGAGCTAGTTAAGGAAGTCAAGAAGACTGAAACTGCCGTTGACGAATCTGACGATGACAACAAGATTTCTAAATAA
- the lysS gene encoding lysine--tRNA ligase: MAKKEMNDQLIVRRQKLAELREHGIEPYGMRRFERQDLAQTLNEKYHAEDKDELNEDMPKTRVAGRMLAKRGKGKVGFADLYDRTGKIQIYVRKDMVGEDNYQIFKKSDIGDFLGIDGEVMKTDTGELTIRATHVTFLSKALRPLPDKFHGLKDVEQIYRQRYLDLITNHDSYMRFVHRSQIIQAIRDYLNKQDFLEVETPVLHDIPGGAEARPFVTHHNALDIDLYMRIALELPLKRLMVGDMERVYEIGRVFRNEGIDTHHNPEFTELETYCAYFDFHDVMDEAEGIIRAAAEVVSPDGKVTYQGTEIDLGKPYRRVHMVDLIKEKTGVDFWKKMSVEEATKIAEDHGIKVESFWQVGHIINAFFEKYCEETIVDPTFVYGHPVEISPLAKKNADDPRFTDRFEIYIMGEEYGNAFSELNDPIDQRERFEAQMAEREAGNDEADLIDEDYLRAMEYGMPPTGGLGIGIDRLVMLLTDAPAIRDVLLFPTMRPEKVEDVDREVQEDLKKKAKNNSAK, translated from the coding sequence TTGGCAAAGAAAGAAATGAATGACCAGTTGATCGTTCGTCGCCAAAAGTTGGCAGAATTACGTGAACATGGCATTGAGCCATATGGCATGAGAAGATTTGAGCGGCAAGACTTAGCGCAAACTTTAAATGAAAAGTATCATGCTGAGGATAAGGATGAGTTAAACGAAGACATGCCTAAAACCAGAGTAGCAGGTAGAATGCTTGCTAAGCGTGGTAAGGGTAAAGTTGGTTTTGCTGATCTTTATGACCGTACTGGTAAGATTCAAATTTATGTTAGAAAAGATATGGTTGGCGAAGACAACTATCAAATTTTTAAGAAGTCAGATATTGGTGACTTCTTAGGCATTGATGGTGAAGTCATGAAGACTGACACCGGTGAGCTGACTATTCGGGCAACCCATGTGACTTTCTTGTCCAAGGCTTTGCGCCCACTTCCTGATAAGTTCCACGGCTTAAAGGATGTTGAACAGATTTATCGGCAACGTTACCTTGATTTGATTACCAATCATGATAGTTACATGCGTTTTGTTCACCGTAGTCAAATTATTCAAGCAATTCGTGATTATCTTAATAAGCAAGACTTTTTGGAAGTTGAAACTCCAGTCTTGCACGACATTCCTGGTGGTGCAGAAGCACGGCCATTTGTAACTCACCATAATGCACTTGACATTGACCTTTACATGCGGATTGCCTTGGAATTGCCACTTAAGCGGTTAATGGTTGGGGACATGGAACGAGTTTATGAAATCGGCCGTGTCTTCAGAAACGAAGGAATTGATACGCACCATAACCCAGAATTTACCGAGCTAGAAACTTATTGTGCTTACTTTGACTTCCACGATGTAATGGACGAAGCAGAAGGCATTATTCGGGCTGCTGCTGAAGTTGTTTCACCAGATGGTAAAGTTACCTACCAAGGGACAGAAATTGATTTAGGCAAGCCATATCGTCGTGTACACATGGTTGACTTGATTAAGGAAAAGACTGGCGTTGACTTCTGGAAGAAGATGAGCGTTGAAGAAGCAACCAAGATTGCTGAAGATCACGGCATTAAGGTTGAAAGCTTCTGGCAAGTTGGTCACATTATTAATGCTTTCTTTGAAAAATATTGTGAAGAAACCATTGTTGACCCAACCTTTGTTTATGGTCACCCAGTTGAAATTTCACCATTAGCTAAGAAGAATGCTGACGATCCGCGTTTCACTGACCGGTTTGAAATTTATATTATGGGTGAGGAGTACGGTAATGCCTTCTCCGAATTAAATGATCCAATTGATCAACGTGAGCGGTTTGAAGCACAAATGGCTGAACGTGAAGCGGGTAATGATGAAGCTGATTTGATTGATGAAGATTATCTGCGGGCAATGGAATACGGTATGCCGCCAACAGGTGGACTTGGAATCGGAATTGACCGGTTGGTAATGCTCTTAACAGATGCACCAGCAATTAGGGATGTTTTGTTGTTCCCAACCATGCGTCCGGAAAAAGTTGAAGACGTTGACCGTGAAGTTCAAGAAGATTTAAAGAAAAAAGCAAAAAATAATTCTGCAAAATAA
- a CDS encoding histidine phosphatase family protein, with the protein MLNVYIVRHGETDTNKSLKINGSATDLPLNETGIKQVEALRDSFDISQIDCVYASPLTRARQTAEIIDRGQHQIILDDRLKEMNYGNWDGKDALEIKQKFPQAFDELGYFTEDYSDYCSGESYQHLADRLMDFWHDLVQKHENESVLLVFHGTASRSLVQNVLGIPHISLVGEAQNAGVINFSVDDRSKKAFLRYYNRVAPSNFFIAK; encoded by the coding sequence ATGTTAAACGTCTATATTGTGCGTCACGGTGAAACCGATACAAATAAAAGCCTGAAAATTAATGGTTCTGCTACTGACTTGCCACTTAATGAAACTGGTATTAAACAAGTAGAAGCCTTGCGCGACAGTTTTGATATTAGTCAGATTGATTGTGTCTATGCCAGCCCACTTACAAGAGCAAGACAAACGGCTGAAATTATCGATCGCGGGCAGCACCAGATTATTCTTGACGACCGCTTAAAAGAAATGAATTATGGCAACTGGGATGGCAAAGATGCGCTTGAAATTAAGCAAAAATTTCCCCAAGCTTTTGATGAATTAGGATATTTTACAGAAGATTACAGTGACTATTGCAGCGGCGAGAGCTATCAACATTTAGCTGACCGCTTGATGGACTTTTGGCATGATTTAGTGCAAAAGCATGAAAATGAATCAGTGCTGCTTGTTTTTCATGGGACTGCTTCACGTTCACTAGTTCAAAACGTGTTAGGGATACCGCATATTTCTTTAGTTGGTGAAGCGCAAAATGCTGGTGTGATTAACTTTTCAGTTGATGATCGCAGCAAAAAAGCCTTCTTACGTTATTACAACCGGGTAGCTCCTAGCAATTTCTTTATTGCAAAATAA
- the dusB gene encoding tRNA dihydrouridine synthase DusB: protein MDNSWKIRDITIPNRVVVAPMAGVSNSAFRMICKEFGAGMVVCEMISDHGIIYRNKKTMSMMKVDPREHPMSIQIFGGTEETLLQAAQYIDQHTDADIIDINMGCPVPKITKTDAGSKWLLDSNKIYQMVHAVVQNVSKPVSVKMRIGWDRKHIFAVENALAAQEAGASMIAMHGRTRKQMYQGHADWETLHDVAQVLDVPFVANGDIATPELAEKALKEIGSTAVMVGRAALGNPWILKDMTHYLATGERLTPQTVREKVATAEHQLQGLVDLKGEKIAVPEFRQQAAYYLKGVPRSARTRAKINEVWTAQEVYDLLDNFVEDYEKRQAQKTARRV, encoded by the coding sequence GTGGATAATAGTTGGAAGATTCGCGATATTACCATTCCTAATCGTGTGGTTGTTGCACCGATGGCTGGGGTTTCAAATTCGGCATTTCGGATGATTTGTAAAGAATTTGGCGCTGGGATGGTTGTTTGCGAGATGATTTCTGATCATGGAATCATTTATCGAAATAAGAAAACAATGTCAATGATGAAGGTTGATCCGCGTGAACACCCAATGAGTATTCAGATTTTTGGGGGAACTGAAGAAACATTGCTGCAGGCGGCGCAATACATTGACCAGCATACCGATGCTGATATCATTGATATTAATATGGGTTGTCCGGTACCAAAAATCACAAAAACGGATGCCGGTTCTAAATGGTTGCTTGATTCGAACAAGATTTATCAAATGGTGCATGCAGTTGTCCAAAACGTGTCAAAACCTGTTAGTGTTAAGATGCGTATTGGCTGGGATCGTAAGCATATTTTTGCTGTAGAAAATGCTTTGGCAGCTCAAGAAGCTGGTGCCAGCATGATTGCAATGCATGGTAGAACCCGTAAACAGATGTATCAGGGACATGCTGATTGGGAAACCTTGCATGATGTTGCCCAAGTGCTTGATGTGCCATTTGTTGCTAACGGTGACATTGCAACGCCGGAACTAGCTGAAAAGGCATTAAAGGAAATTGGCTCAACAGCCGTAATGGTTGGTCGTGCTGCCTTGGGTAATCCGTGGATTTTGAAGGATATGACCCATTATTTGGCAACTGGTGAGCGCCTAACACCGCAAACTGTGCGCGAAAAGGTGGCAACCGCCGAACACCAATTGCAAGGCTTGGTTGACTTAAAGGGTGAAAAAATTGCGGTACCTGAATTTAGACAGCAGGCTGCTTATTATTTGAAGGGGGTTCCCCGTTCAGCACGAACCCGTGCTAAAATAAATGAAGTATGGACAGCACAAGAAGTCTACGACTTGCTGGATAACTTTGTTGAAGATTATGAGAAGCGTCAGGCACAAAAGACGGCTCGACGCGTTTAA